A portion of the Deltaproteobacteria bacterium genome contains these proteins:
- a CDS encoding PilZ domain-containing protein, translated as MALATSAPEERRTTRYLIRFPVRLALGDHVLELQTQNISLDGVFVRCGALPHVGAEVACEMMLPFGLGTTVLSGRVIHLVMPSNSVGRVPGLGIGWTEGQEPAKERWRDFLHQVIALYHGLGDEQRLKL; from the coding sequence TTGGCACTCGCTACAAGCGCCCCAGAAGAGCGAAGAACTACACGTTATTTAATACGTTTCCCGGTGAGGCTTGCCCTCGGGGACCACGTGTTGGAGCTTCAAACGCAAAATATCAGCTTAGACGGCGTTTTTGTGCGCTGTGGGGCCTTGCCTCATGTTGGTGCAGAAGTCGCTTGCGAAATGATGTTACCGTTCGGTTTAGGTACAACCGTACTCTCTGGCCGAGTTATTCACTTAGTTATGCCAAGTAATTCGGTTGGCCGTGTTCCGGGTCTAGGAATTGGCTGGACTGAGGGCCAAGAACCCGCAAAAGAGCGGTGGCGCGATTTTTTGCACCAAGTTATTGCACTTTATCACGGGCTCGGTGACGAGCAGCGGCTCAAGCTC